A part of Roseofilum casamattae BLCC-M143 genomic DNA contains:
- a CDS encoding TrmH family RNA methyltransferase has product MERTAQKTNRKWPFKEARPGEVPAVIMFDPRDPFNVGSAVRAASCFGVSQVWVTGERCAQNIWTRNRIPREERMKGFSDVNIILDDRPLEHFTDVTPVAVELLPNSENLLVFEHPENAIYLFGPEDGSVPNSIRRLCHRRVFIPTRHCTNLGAAIYLLLYDRLMKRYLSGAETALPIGEVLAEPRGWPVHNPVFESR; this is encoded by the coding sequence ATGGAGCGAACTGCCCAAAAGACTAACCGCAAATGGCCGTTTAAAGAAGCGCGTCCGGGTGAAGTACCAGCCGTCATTATGTTCGATCCTCGCGATCCATTTAATGTAGGTTCCGCCGTGCGCGCCGCCTCCTGTTTTGGAGTCTCGCAAGTTTGGGTGACTGGAGAACGTTGCGCGCAAAATATTTGGACGAGAAACCGCATTCCTCGAGAAGAGAGGATGAAAGGATTTTCTGATGTGAATATTATCCTCGACGATCGCCCTCTGGAACACTTTACCGACGTTACTCCAGTTGCCGTCGAGTTATTGCCAAACTCCGAAAACTTGCTGGTATTTGAACATCCCGAAAATGCCATTTATTTATTCGGTCCGGAGGATGGTAGCGTACCGAATAGCATTCGCCGTCTTTGCCATCGTCGCGTATTTATTCCCACCCGTCATTGTACGAACTTGGGAGCTGCCATCTATTTGTTACTTTACGATCGCCTGATGAAGCGCTATTTAAGTGGAGCAGAAACTGCTTTACCCATTGGCGAAGTTCTAGCCGAGCCGCGCGGGTGGCCGGTGCATAACCCCGTGTTTGAAAGTCGATAA
- a CDS encoding SH3 domain-containing protein has translation MALRLLSGFLQVIFGVALAVALMVAGGVATARYIMAKMSISPPKPEFPEPQVAQTTPTDPTQTAEAAKPKEPDLPEGAYKAKVTWPDGLILRDAPTYEANSIGGVGYNEVLYVIGESEDKIWQKVRAGSQDAWVKGGNVEKVN, from the coding sequence ATGGCGCTCAGATTGTTATCAGGATTTTTGCAAGTTATCTTCGGAGTGGCCTTGGCAGTGGCCTTAATGGTTGCTGGCGGCGTTGCTACAGCGCGCTACATTATGGCCAAAATGAGCATTTCTCCGCCCAAACCCGAATTTCCCGAACCGCAAGTCGCTCAAACCACTCCAACCGATCCAACTCAGACTGCTGAAGCCGCGAAACCGAAAGAACCAGACTTGCCAGAAGGGGCTTATAAAGCGAAAGTCACTTGGCCGGATGGGTTAATTCTGCGCGATGCCCCCACGTATGAAGCCAATTCTATTGGTGGCGTTGGGTATAACGAAGTGCTTTATGTCATTGGCGAAAGCGAGGACAAAATTTGGCAAAAAGTCCGAGCGGGTTCTCAAGATGCTTGGGTGAAAGGAGGAAATGTTGAGAAAGTCAATTAA
- a CDS encoding ArnT family glycosyltransferase, whose amino-acid sequence MSEERQLPRERVTAIIPNQLAWIICIIWLATISIVALVWELGAIGLVDETEPLFAEAARQMTVTGDWVTPYFNGETRFDKPPLIYWAIALMYRCIGTNAWAVRLPSAIAAIALGFFVFYTLRRSGKLSHNRPFWIAGCIAGTLAMLNVQTIAWGRTGVSDMLLSAGMGSALLAFFIGYSTPNRDRRAPWYRAFFILCAIAVLVKGPVGVVLPGLIIVCFLVYVGQLKTVLSEIRLINGILWFLALTLPWYILVTLNNGWDYINSFFGYHNIERFTSVVNNHSAPWYFYIPTIAVGFFPWSLYLPLAIGNTRFWRRRYWQRQPRSEHLRLFAFFWLFCIFAFFTIAVTKLPSYVLPTMPACAILVAFVWNEPSAATEAKNPGLFWSGLANVILCLGLAVALPFAIPFLSNDPAMPEFGLTLQASGFILQATLHYSILAIALLLAVWGRWWRGLWSINAIAFAAFMLLIVTPVSAIADAQRQLPLRQISQTVIATRQPMEPLIMVGFWKPSLTFYTQGPVIYGHHAGQALVVLGQVIQNPITPNTMLIVGRPDTFAEMGFQPQQYELLRQEGTYQLVRITQAEAIKTLNTNPIAESVNVDKIAIGDFIFFRVG is encoded by the coding sequence ATGAGCGAGGAACGGCAACTACCGCGAGAGAGAGTAACTGCGATTATACCCAACCAGCTTGCCTGGATTATTTGTATTATTTGGCTGGCAACCATCAGTATTGTCGCCTTAGTGTGGGAACTCGGAGCCATTGGCTTAGTGGACGAAACCGAACCCCTGTTTGCCGAAGCTGCTCGGCAAATGACCGTTACCGGAGATTGGGTGACTCCCTATTTCAATGGCGAAACCCGGTTTGATAAACCGCCACTGATTTACTGGGCGATCGCTCTTATGTATCGCTGTATCGGAACGAACGCTTGGGCGGTTCGGCTGCCGAGCGCGATCGCAGCTATTGCTCTGGGATTTTTTGTCTTCTATACTCTGCGGCGATCGGGAAAACTCAGCCACAACCGCCCGTTCTGGATTGCAGGTTGTATTGCTGGAACTCTCGCCATGCTTAATGTCCAGACTATTGCTTGGGGACGAACCGGCGTCTCGGATATGCTCCTCAGTGCCGGCATGGGTTCGGCTTTGCTTGCCTTCTTCATCGGGTATTCCACCCCAAACCGAGATCGGAGAGCACCTTGGTATCGTGCCTTTTTTATCCTCTGCGCGATCGCCGTCCTCGTTAAAGGCCCCGTCGGCGTCGTCCTCCCCGGCTTAATTATTGTCTGTTTCCTGGTCTATGTCGGTCAACTCAAAACCGTACTGTCCGAGATCCGACTCATCAACGGCATCCTTTGGTTCCTCGCTCTCACTCTCCCCTGGTATATTCTCGTTACCCTCAACAACGGCTGGGATTACATTAACTCATTTTTCGGCTATCACAATATCGAGCGCTTTACCAGCGTCGTGAATAACCACTCCGCTCCCTGGTATTTCTACATTCCCACCATCGCAGTCGGCTTCTTTCCCTGGTCATTGTATCTTCCCCTGGCGATCGGCAACACCCGATTTTGGCGGCGCCGCTATTGGCAACGGCAACCGCGCAGCGAGCACTTACGCTTGTTTGCCTTCTTCTGGTTGTTCTGCATTTTCGCCTTCTTCACCATCGCCGTCACCAAGCTCCCCAGTTACGTTCTCCCAACAATGCCTGCCTGCGCCATTTTAGTCGCTTTCGTCTGGAACGAACCTTCTGCAGCAACCGAAGCTAAAAACCCCGGATTGTTCTGGAGCGGCCTGGCCAATGTTATTCTCTGTTTGGGTTTGGCCGTCGCCCTCCCGTTTGCTATTCCGTTTCTCAGTAACGACCCGGCGATGCCAGAGTTCGGCCTTACCTTGCAAGCCTCCGGATTTATCTTGCAAGCCACATTGCACTACAGCATTCTCGCGATCGCCTTGCTGCTGGCGGTTTGGGGACGGTGGTGGCGCGGACTGTGGAGTATTAATGCGATCGCCTTTGCCGCCTTTATGCTGTTAATTGTCACTCCCGTTTCTGCGATCGCGGATGCACAGCGGCAACTCCCTCTGCGACAAATCTCGCAAACGGTCATTGCAACCCGCCAACCCATGGAACCCCTGATTATGGTTGGCTTCTGGAAACCCAGTCTCACCTTTTATACCCAAGGCCCGGTTATCTACGGCCACCACGCCGGCCAAGCTCTGGTCGTTTTGGGACAAGTGATTCAAAATCCGATTACTCCGAATACCATGTTAATTGTCGGACGACCGGATACCTTTGCCGAAATGGGTTTTCAACCGCAACAATACGAACTGCTGCGACAAGAGGGAACCTATCAACTGGTACGCATTACGCAAGCAGAAGCTATCAAAACTTTAAATACAAACCCTATCGCAGAATCTGTAAACGTCGATAAAATAGCGATCGGCGATTTCATTTTCTTCAGAGTAGGGTAG
- a CDS encoding vWA domain-containing protein — protein sequence MKDAERDLRLEMLNSLLTTPHRKLQEVAELHDLLVQLDPIFYGHLAVWYQSNGDVRDHKEVFVGHLLASQLPEHRSAGFMMLQEFPPYQVGRIVDFMKQYRNKVPRSARTAVTRYLRKREANPKFFDRSALRGRKAMKHLYATLHIKPSQRANAVLFQDNPPEDSLAFALKQVAKAETPSEQAQLIVKHGIPYTIAIGAVKQVTPTVLVALIHAMSPQEVINNLNSLKQRGAMEHPEVKALIDGKLEAAQKAKRVSAFKARVASDATELDSETVEKLEAIANEQIKKRGKIAKPTALLVDKSGSMQQALEVGKRLAATISGITTADLFVYAFDTMPYPVKAKGKELTDWEKAFKNINAGGGTSIGCGVEALRRNKQLVEQIIVVTDEGENNGPYFVDALDAYRQTMDVMPNVVIVRVGYSYTWVETKLKEKKFPVETFTFKGDYYSLPNLVPLLSRPSRLELLLEILETALPVRND from the coding sequence GTGAAAGATGCAGAACGTGATTTGCGTTTGGAAATGCTCAACTCCTTGCTCACCACTCCGCACCGGAAATTGCAAGAAGTTGCCGAACTGCACGATCTTTTAGTCCAACTCGACCCGATTTTTTACGGTCACTTAGCCGTCTGGTATCAAAGCAATGGCGATGTGCGCGACCACAAAGAAGTGTTTGTCGGTCATTTGCTCGCGAGCCAACTTCCCGAACACCGCAGCGCTGGATTTATGATGCTACAAGAGTTTCCGCCTTATCAAGTGGGACGCATTGTAGACTTCATGAAGCAATACCGAAATAAAGTTCCGCGTTCTGCGCGAACTGCAGTCACTCGCTATCTGCGCAAGCGGGAAGCGAACCCGAAATTCTTCGATCGCTCGGCACTGCGCGGTCGCAAAGCAATGAAACATCTCTATGCTACATTGCACATTAAGCCGAGCCAACGGGCGAATGCAGTTTTGTTCCAAGATAATCCTCCGGAAGATAGCTTAGCCTTTGCCCTGAAACAAGTGGCGAAAGCGGAAACTCCCAGCGAACAAGCGCAACTCATCGTCAAGCATGGTATTCCGTATACCATCGCTATTGGTGCAGTCAAGCAAGTCACGCCAACGGTGCTGGTTGCTCTCATTCATGCTATGTCTCCGCAAGAGGTTATCAATAACCTGAACTCCTTGAAACAACGAGGAGCCATGGAGCATCCGGAAGTGAAGGCACTCATCGACGGAAAGCTGGAGGCAGCGCAAAAAGCAAAACGAGTTTCTGCGTTCAAAGCGCGAGTTGCGTCTGATGCTACCGAGCTGGATAGCGAAACGGTAGAGAAACTGGAGGCGATCGCCAACGAACAAATCAAGAAACGCGGTAAAATTGCCAAACCCACCGCTCTGCTCGTCGATAAATCTGGCTCCATGCAGCAAGCCTTGGAAGTCGGAAAACGCCTGGCAGCAACGATCTCCGGCATTACCACCGCCGACTTGTTCGTCTACGCCTTCGACACCATGCCATATCCGGTGAAAGCGAAAGGCAAAGAACTCACCGACTGGGAAAAAGCCTTCAAAAACATCAACGCTGGAGGTGGAACCAGTATCGGATGCGGTGTAGAAGCACTGCGACGGAACAAGCAACTGGTGGAACAAATCATCGTGGTTACCGATGAAGGGGAAAACAACGGGCCATACTTTGTGGACGCTCTGGATGCTTATCGTCAAACCATGGATGTGATGCCCAATGTGGTTATCGTCCGCGTCGGATACAGCTACACTTGGGTGGAAACTAAGTTGAAAGAAAAGAAATTCCCCGTGGAAACCTTTACCTTCAAAGGCGACTACTACTCTTTGCCGAACTTAGTTCCGCTGCTCTCTCGTCCTTCTCGGTTAGAGCTGTTGCTAGAAATTCTGGAAACCGCTTTACCGGTACGGAATGATTGA
- a CDS encoding anthranilate synthase component I family protein, with product MTVVYHSMGKTQTYDELLLPNDREPASVLQSLIESKQFAQYGIYQGEDEVCFAGGAAMAVTVDREQVSLVGLGCDRAVTARNPLKQVESLLAEIPIEDWTAYGYVSFDLVRYYYSYGKAIAAPLLYFFVPMTEAIITLSEIRVRTLDNVETIRNLVLRSQPQPTPKPASISFPETFGDEDIYHHRVETLQKAIRDGQLHKAIMSRSVKVKGKLDVFGTYLLGTERNQASRSYGLHLPGVRTVGFSPEILMKLTEDSSGGRVLVTHPVAGTRPRGHTPEMDKSLQRELFASAKEVQEHSLSIWSVQGEMQKVCLPNTVQVVDFMQVKQYRWVQHLCSKVQGRLADDRTLWDALAVLFPGVTVSGIEKDRAIAWIDRLEEEPRGIYAGAIGWINSSEEADLAIPIRSAYQYQDWIYLNAGAGIMGESIAANEYIESMNKMNTMLANLVLEA from the coding sequence ATGACGGTCGTTTACCACTCTATGGGCAAAACTCAGACTTACGACGAACTCTTGCTTCCCAACGATCGCGAACCAGCAAGTGTATTGCAGAGTTTGATTGAGTCGAAACAGTTTGCCCAGTATGGGATTTATCAAGGTGAAGATGAGGTATGCTTTGCGGGTGGTGCGGCCATGGCCGTTACCGTGGATCGAGAGCAAGTTTCCTTAGTTGGCTTGGGATGCGATCGCGCGGTAACCGCTCGCAACCCGCTGAAACAGGTAGAATCTCTATTGGCAGAGATCCCCATTGAAGATTGGACGGCCTACGGTTATGTCAGTTTCGATTTAGTTCGCTATTATTATTCCTACGGTAAGGCGATCGCTGCTCCCTTACTCTATTTCTTTGTTCCGATGACCGAAGCGATTATAACTCTCTCGGAAATTCGGGTGCGCACGTTAGATAATGTAGAGACGATCCGAAACCTCGTATTGCGATCGCAACCCCAACCGACTCCCAAACCCGCATCCATTTCGTTTCCAGAGACTTTTGGCGATGAAGATATCTATCACCATCGCGTGGAAACGTTGCAAAAAGCGATCCGTGACGGACAGTTGCATAAGGCTATTATGTCGCGATCGGTGAAAGTAAAAGGCAAACTCGATGTTTTCGGTACTTATCTCTTGGGAACCGAACGCAACCAAGCATCCCGTTCCTATGGGTTGCACCTTCCCGGAGTGCGAACGGTGGGGTTTAGTCCGGAAATTTTGATGAAGTTAACCGAAGATAGTTCGGGGGGACGGGTATTAGTCACGCATCCCGTCGCTGGAACTCGTCCTCGGGGACATACTCCAGAAATGGATAAGAGTTTGCAACGGGAGTTATTTGCCAGTGCGAAGGAAGTGCAAGAACATTCCCTATCTATTTGGTCGGTGCAAGGGGAAATGCAGAAGGTATGCTTGCCAAATACGGTGCAAGTGGTGGATTTTATGCAGGTGAAGCAGTACCGCTGGGTGCAACATTTGTGTTCCAAAGTGCAAGGACGCCTCGCCGACGATCGCACCTTATGGGATGCCCTAGCTGTCTTGTTTCCAGGGGTGACGGTGTCTGGTATTGAGAAGGATCGGGCGATCGCCTGGATCGACCGGTTGGAGGAAGAACCGCGCGGTATTTATGCCGGTGCGATCGGTTGGATTAATTCTAGCGAAGAAGCAGATTTAGCCATTCCCATTCGCTCAGCTTATCAATATCAAGATTGGATTTATTTGAATGCGGGAGCGGGAATTATGGGCGAGTCTATTGCGGCGAACGAGTATATAGAATCGATGAATAAGATGAATACGATGTTAGCCAATTTAGTCTTGGAGGCATAA
- a CDS encoding AAA family ATPase yields MSFQEEFELLLRSRYPIIYIPTAEEERAEKAIADSAKRLGNRGVYLWDFVDGYRGNPNDNGFGRRNPLQALEFVDKIPPTAAGVFILRDFQRFFDDISISRKLRNLARSLKSQAKNLVIIAPEVAIPTELAEAVAVLDFPLPQATEIREEIARLLSGIGKPISSGVLEDMVRGCQGLSLERIRRVLGKAIATHGELRPEDVDLILEEKRQTIRQTQILDFYPAKESISDIGGLENLKEWLLRRGGAFSEQARAYGLPHPRGLLLAGIQGTGKSLTAKAIAHHWHLPLLRLDVGRLFAGLVGESESRTRQMIQLAEALAPCVLWIDEIDKAFAGMGTKGDGGTTNRVFGTFVTWLAEKTLPVFVVATANNVQTLPPELLRKGRFDEIFFVGLPTQDERQAIFEVHLSRLRPQSLQNYDLPWLAYETPDFSGAEIEQTITEAMHIGFSQNRDFTTDDILEAASQIVPLARTAREQIELLQGWAAAGKARLASRGSRLNPSVHPPLS; encoded by the coding sequence ATGAGTTTTCAGGAAGAATTTGAACTGCTATTGCGATCGCGCTATCCAATTATCTACATTCCCACCGCTGAAGAAGAGCGAGCCGAAAAGGCGATCGCCGACTCCGCCAAACGCCTCGGCAATCGAGGCGTTTACCTCTGGGATTTTGTCGATGGGTATCGGGGCAATCCCAATGATAATGGATTTGGTCGCCGCAATCCCTTACAAGCCCTGGAATTTGTCGATAAGATACCGCCAACTGCCGCAGGGGTGTTTATCTTACGAGATTTTCAACGATTTTTCGATGATATTTCTATTTCGCGAAAACTGCGAAATTTAGCCCGAAGTTTGAAGTCTCAAGCGAAAAATTTAGTCATTATTGCTCCGGAAGTTGCCATTCCCACCGAACTCGCCGAAGCCGTTGCTGTCCTAGATTTTCCCCTACCGCAAGCTACTGAGATTCGCGAGGAAATTGCTCGCCTGCTCTCGGGAATCGGAAAACCGATTTCTTCAGGCGTTCTCGAGGACATGGTGCGCGGTTGTCAAGGATTGTCCCTCGAGCGCATTCGCCGAGTTTTGGGCAAGGCGATCGCCACCCACGGAGAATTGCGCCCAGAGGACGTAGACCTGATTTTGGAGGAAAAACGCCAAACCATCCGGCAAACGCAAATCCTGGACTTTTATCCGGCAAAAGAGAGCATTTCCGACATTGGCGGATTGGAGAACCTGAAAGAATGGCTCTTACGTCGGGGTGGTGCCTTTTCCGAACAAGCAAGAGCCTACGGACTGCCCCATCCTCGCGGCCTCTTGCTCGCCGGCATCCAAGGAACGGGAAAATCCTTAACAGCAAAGGCGATCGCACATCACTGGCATTTACCACTCTTGCGCCTAGATGTCGGGCGGCTCTTTGCGGGCTTAGTCGGCGAGTCGGAATCCCGCACCCGACAAATGATTCAACTGGCGGAAGCCCTCGCCCCTTGCGTTCTCTGGATCGATGAAATCGATAAAGCCTTTGCCGGAATGGGGACGAAAGGAGACGGAGGAACCACCAATCGCGTGTTTGGAACATTCGTGACCTGGCTTGCCGAGAAAACCTTACCCGTCTTTGTGGTCGCCACCGCCAATAACGTGCAAACTCTGCCCCCAGAACTGCTGCGCAAAGGCCGGTTCGACGAAATCTTTTTTGTCGGACTGCCCACTCAGGACGAACGACAAGCCATTTTTGAAGTCCATCTCTCGCGGTTGCGTCCGCAAAGCCTGCAAAACTACGATCTCCCCTGGCTGGCTTACGAAACCCCCGATTTTTCCGGCGCCGAAATCGAACAAACCATCACCGAAGCCATGCACATCGGCTTTAGCCAGAACCGAGACTTTACCACGGATGATATCTTAGAAGCAGCCAGTCAAATCGTGCCTCTGGCTCGAACAGCACGAGAACAAATCGAGCTACTGCAAGGATGGGCTGCTGCTGGAAAAGCTCGATTAGCTTCCCGAGGTAGCCGTTTAAATCCGTCCGTGCACCCCCCGTTATCGTAA
- a CDS encoding efflux RND transporter permease subunit, which produces MSTRRTHPKTWRSQLNLSRWAIASPRITLAIWIAIAIAGIFAFSSLKYALFPDITFPVVAVRASAPLSTVLQVESMLAEPIETELNKVAGLKYSRSLVYPNQTIINGIFRVGVNLEGATAEVETALNSLSFPTETELEIIPLNLNESSAISYAISSQTLSLSQLRDIVSAELIDPLSEIPGLLRADILGDGLDRERTSSEETTLDSSFVSEKPPTLVRFNGENSLAIDGIKRRDANTLEVVEQVEKIVMEWQGDRTDLDVQLAATDADYIREATQATIDALWLAIILASISIFLFLRNIPATAIAALAIPVSLWATFIIMAIYDFNLETITLLALALVIGIIVDDAIVEVENIARHLELGKSPLKAAIAATNEIGLTVSASTLTIVAVFLPVAFMGGTVGQFFKPFGLTISTAAIASLLAARTLVPVLAVSWLKRQKQWKQKEEQEWWLSRLYQRVLWRSLNHRWIVVAIALLSLIAGLALIPFIPKGFIPQLDRGEFQIVYTSKLPNFSAPPSPSESAETSSSFRWVSNLSKSPERLLLRKSRKVAEELEATLFEIPEIENVYGIMGLRGEANKGKLQVSLKRDRQLTTAEVQQLIRDRLPPIDNVTISVEDIPFIDTVNRKPVEVAIAGEDLVKLTETAELFQQKLSQLPGLADLEITETGVKQNSDIPTRLDRYQGERVIVLSANLTPGTAIGNISDRITQIARSTLPPEFRLVISGEGASSREVFGSFGIALTFSIISMLGLLWLLFRRLEEPLVVGLSLPLSIVGAMLALLITQSYFGTISLLGLIFLLGLLDKNALLLMDYANQLRRQGCDRNSALLETGKVRLRPILMTTFSTLLGMLPIALGFGAGAELRQPMAVAIMGGLITSTLLSLIVVPVLYTLLEDGWSAIRDRKLP; this is translated from the coding sequence ATGAGTACCCGGCGAACTCACCCCAAGACTTGGCGATCGCAACTCAATCTCTCGCGATGGGCGATCGCATCTCCGAGGATTACTTTGGCGATCTGGATTGCGATCGCGATCGCCGGAATTTTTGCCTTTAGTTCTCTCAAGTATGCCCTATTTCCAGATATTACCTTTCCGGTGGTGGCCGTTCGCGCCTCAGCTCCCTTATCCACAGTTTTGCAAGTCGAGTCAATGCTCGCCGAACCCATCGAAACGGAATTAAACAAGGTTGCAGGATTAAAATATAGTCGCTCGTTGGTGTATCCCAACCAAACCATCATCAATGGTATCTTTCGCGTTGGGGTTAATTTAGAGGGGGCAACGGCGGAAGTCGAAACAGCATTAAATTCCTTATCTTTCCCCACAGAAACTGAGTTGGAAATTATTCCGCTTAACTTAAATGAATCCAGCGCTATTAGCTATGCCATTAGCAGTCAAACTCTCTCCTTATCCCAACTTCGAGATATAGTTTCCGCAGAATTAATTGACCCGCTATCGGAGATTCCCGGACTCTTGCGCGCGGACATTCTGGGCGATGGATTAGATCGAGAACGAACTTCCTCGGAAGAGACAACATTAGACTCGAGTTTTGTATCGGAAAAACCGCCAACTCTGGTTCGATTTAATGGCGAAAATAGTTTAGCGATCGATGGGATTAAACGTCGAGATGCCAATACGTTAGAGGTGGTGGAGCAAGTAGAAAAAATAGTAATGGAGTGGCAGGGCGATCGCACCGATCTCGACGTACAATTAGCAGCAACCGATGCGGACTATATTCGCGAAGCAACCCAAGCTACAATTGATGCCTTATGGCTGGCAATTATCCTTGCTTCGATCTCAATTTTTCTCTTTTTACGCAATATTCCCGCTACGGCGATCGCGGCCTTAGCCATTCCAGTTTCGCTCTGGGCAACCTTTATTATCATGGCGATTTATGACTTTAACTTAGAAACGATTACCTTATTGGCATTAGCCTTAGTCATCGGAATTATTGTCGATGATGCCATTGTAGAAGTGGAAAATATTGCCCGCCATTTAGAATTAGGAAAATCTCCCCTAAAAGCCGCGATCGCAGCCACCAATGAAATTGGCTTAACCGTATCCGCTTCGACTCTAACCATTGTTGCTGTATTTCTCCCCGTTGCCTTCATGGGAGGAACCGTCGGACAGTTCTTTAAACCTTTTGGGTTAACCATTTCCACCGCAGCGATCGCCTCCTTGCTCGCCGCCCGCACTCTCGTGCCTGTTTTAGCCGTAAGTTGGCTGAAACGACAAAAACAATGGAAACAGAAGGAAGAGCAGGAATGGTGGCTTTCTCGCCTCTATCAGAGGGTGCTATGGCGATCGCTCAACCATCGATGGATAGTCGTGGCGATCGCGCTTTTGAGTTTAATCGCCGGACTGGCATTAATTCCCTTTATTCCGAAAGGATTTATCCCTCAACTCGATCGCGGAGAATTTCAGATCGTTTATACATCTAAGTTGCCCAATTTTTCTGCTCCTCCTTCTCCTTCCGAGTCTGCGGAAACCAGCAGCTCGTTTCGTTGGGTATCCAATCTATCTAAATCTCCAGAACGGTTGCTCTTGCGCAAGTCCAGAAAAGTGGCTGAAGAATTGGAAGCAACCTTATTTGAAATTCCCGAAATTGAGAATGTTTATGGAATTATGGGATTGCGAGGAGAAGCGAATAAGGGCAAATTGCAAGTAAGTCTGAAACGCGATCGCCAACTCACCACCGCAGAAGTCCAACAACTAATTCGCGATCGCCTGCCACCCATCGATAATGTTACCATTAGCGTCGAAGATATCCCATTTATCGATACTGTAAATCGCAAGCCAGTCGAAGTGGCGATCGCTGGAGAGGACTTAGTAAAATTAACCGAAACCGCAGAGCTTTTCCAGCAAAAACTTTCTCAACTTCCCGGTTTAGCCGATCTGGAAATAACAGAAACAGGCGTTAAACAAAATAGCGACATCCCCACTCGACTCGATCGCTACCAAGGAGAACGAGTCATCGTTTTGAGCGCTAATTTAACTCCGGGAACTGCCATTGGTAATATTAGCGATCGCATTACCCAAATTGCCCGATCGACCCTACCTCCAGAATTCCGTTTAGTCATTAGTGGTGAAGGCGCATCCAGCCGCGAAGTCTTTGGCAGTTTTGGCATCGCATTAACCTTTTCAATTATTAGCATGTTAGGCTTGCTCTGGCTCTTGTTTCGGCGATTAGAAGAACCCTTAGTCGTCGGTTTATCATTACCCTTATCCATTGTTGGAGCCATGCTCGCCTTATTAATTACCCAAAGTTATTTTGGGACAATTTCTTTATTGGGATTAATCTTTCTCCTCGGATTATTAGACAAAAATGCCTTACTTTTGATGGACTATGCCAATCAATTGCGCCGCCAAGGATGCGATCGCAATTCTGCGTTACTCGAAACCGGAAAAGTCCGCCTGCGTCCTATTTTAATGACCACCTTTTCCACCCTACTCGGCATGTTACCCATTGCTCTCGGTTTTGGAGCAGGAGCGGAGTTGCGCCAACCAATGGCAGTGGCAATTATGGGTGGATTAATAACCTCAACATTGCTTAGTTTAATTGTTGTGCCCGTACTCTATACTTTATTAGAAGATGGATGGTCGGCAATTCGCGATCGGAAATTGCCTTAA
- a CDS encoding P-II family nitrogen regulator: MKKIEAIIRPFKLDEVKIALVNAGIVGMTVSEVRGFGRQKGQTERYRGSEYTVEFLQKLKLEVVIEDDQVDMVVDKIISASRTGEIGDGKIFIYPVERVVRIRTGESNLEAI, encoded by the coding sequence GTGAAGAAAATTGAAGCCATTATCCGCCCATTCAAACTAGATGAAGTCAAAATTGCCCTAGTCAATGCTGGTATTGTTGGCATGACGGTTTCGGAAGTGCGCGGGTTCGGACGGCAAAAAGGTCAAACCGAGCGCTATCGCGGATCGGAATATACCGTTGAATTCCTGCAAAAACTGAAGTTAGAAGTAGTGATTGAGGACGACCAAGTGGATATGGTGGTTGATAAAATTATCAGTGCCTCTCGTACCGGCGAGATTGGAGATGGCAAAATCTTTATCTATCCTGTGGAACGGGTGGTGCGCATCAGAACTGGAGAGTCTAACTTGGAGGCCATCTAA